TTTCAAACTTGgacttcaatttctcgAGTTCTGTTGCTATTGCTTGTTTGTCACTTTGCAATTTGGCAATTTCATTAGTTAATGAATTCGTTCTTACTGCTGCCAACTCTTGTTTAGTCACCAAGttactcttttcttccaaaagtGACTTCTGCAACATCTGGAATTCACTGTTGTTGactttcaacttggatATGGATTCGTTTAATTCATCCTTTTGTTTGGATAATGTTTGTATTTGCTCTTTGTATTCTTTAATCTGCAGATCTTTATGCTGTAATGAAGTTTTGAAAGATgcaatttccaacttgagCGAAGTGTCATTGCTCTTGAATTTTGTAAGTTCATTGATTCTGGCATTCAACCCTTGCTTTTCCTTGGTCAaagtttcaatttctctattGGCACTTGCTAGTTCAGACTTGAGCTTCGcatgttcttctttcaatgaATCATTGTCAGATCTCAATTTGTTTTCTGATATCTTAATAGCATCTAACGTCTTCATGTGGTTTGATACTTGAGTCTCAAAATCGCTAGCTTTTCTTTCGTGCTCACTTAATAAAGATTCAAGTTGTTTACTCTTTTCGTTTGCTTTCaaatcaagatctttgTTGCTCTCAAGAAGCTTTTCTAGTTCCGTTACCTTTTCAGACAACTCCTTCGTGAGTTTATCATTTTCGAATTTCAAGCTCTTGAATTCCTCGGTACCATTGGCTGTCGAATCAGATGTTCCAAATGATGCCTTTTTCAAGTCCTTAATTTCATCACGAGCTTGGACAAGATCATCGCCCAAATCTCTTAACAGGTCTCTCAAGTTTTCTACGTCGTCTGTTTTAGTTTGCAAATCAGTTCTTAatcttctgttttcttcGGTCAAACTCTGgtttgaagttttcaattctttaaCTTCAACATGCGATTCAACGAGTTCCATTGGTTCCTCTTCTGCTGGAATTGCTATGCCAccctttttcttcttgttgttcttctttttcttatttTTATTTGTCTGAGAAGCTGGTGGATGGAGGTTGCTGTTTTCTGGGGTAACGGTAGAAACTTGCTTATTCTGCAACTCTGCTTTAAGGTCATTGATTTCATTCTCTTTAATCGACAACTTATCCTTGTATTCATCAATCTCCTTGGTGAGATTGtttttttcatcttcaagtctACTTTGATCCTCCAACTTCTGTTCAAGCTCTTGAATCTTGGATTCGTAGCCAGTGACTTGATCCTCCACCACAGCACTTGAAGTAGGCTCCTGttcaattttcttcttcaacagttcgatttcttcagttcTAGCCTGAATTTCGTTCGAAAGACTGTCAATTTTTTCATCCTGATGCTTCGCTGAAGCTTCAGATTTAGTGAGAGACAAGTCCTTGGATTCTATCTCGGCCTTTAACTTTGCAATCAATTGCTGATTTTCTCTCTCAGCTATTGCCTTAGCTTCTAATATCTTCCTTGACTCTGCTTGGAGACTTTTGACTTGTTCGTCCAATTCCTTTATTTTGAACAAAGAAGCCTTTTGGATATCGTTACTCTCCTTGAGCTTGGTAGTCAAGTCTGCCTTTTCTGATGATAAAGTAGCGCTTTCTTTAGCGAACTTCCTCAATTCTGTGTTGAGAAGAGTCTTTTTTTCGTTCAAGCTATTCAAGTATTCCACCAAGGTGCCAGCCTCAGATATACTGGAAACTGGTGTATTTTCCTGTAACACTCTCTCGAATGCTCTGATCAACTCgcctttcttcttttcggTCTTGAACGCTTCCAAAAGTATCGgatacttttcttcatacTTTGcaaatttcttcatcttggagCGTATTACTGGGGGAAGTGAGTTCAAGTCCAAATCGATACTTGCTTTAGGGCTATTTACTCTGGCAGAAACATTACCTATTGACGCCTGTGAACCTGGAATTGGTGTTATATCTTTCTTGATGCCTGAAATTGGCACACTTTcacttttcaattcattgTTAGTTTCACTTGTGATTCCatttttttcagattcatcACCAACAGTATTGGAACCATTGACGGGTTCGTCTCCATGAGAATTTAGGGGAGAGTCGTGGCTCTTTCTTCCGTTGTCAATTAATTTCTTCTCAGGTTCTGGCGTTCCATCGTTCAGAAGAGTTTCATCCTCCGGCTGAGTCAACTCGCTGGCATCGGGAGTTTCTGCGTTTAATATCTTTGctccattcttcaaatcagTTAGGACTTGTGCCCGTCGTTCATTGGCATTGTGGCCCGAGGCATTATATCCTTCAGCCACTTCGTTCAAACTCTTGGTGACATCCTCGGAAAACGCTTTAAGTTTGGAGAACATCCCGAGGTCTCCTGTTAGAATTGACTGATGTTAagaaaaatagaaagaagTGAAGTATTGAACTATAGTGGATCAAATCCGATCTGAAAATGTTGGAGGTTCACCCCCGGAATATGTGTTGTGGAGCTCTCTTTGGAAGAGTGGTCACGTGAGTGTTCAATCCCGGAATTAGTACTGTCACTCAATGGCAAAAGGCTCCGCTAAGCATTTTCTGCAGGTTGAGATAGCCACTTATCACCATTCACTGTGGGAACTGCATGTTCTCCTCCAGAAACTACAGTTTATTGTCGTTTATTATACTGAAGATCTATTTTAAGTCTTTCTAAGTTCTGGTATTCCATACAAATTCACTCTCTGACAAGAGAAAACGCTACGAAGTTCTGAAAATTCGCTAGCTCAACTCAGAAAGTCCCGTATAACCTTTCAGTCTTTTCAGGAAACTAATTTCGTTTCAAATCCGTTCCAAATTACAATTATATCTGCGCCTTCTCAGATATTACACTTCCCATACCATTCTAGATCTCGATGGCTCCTTCGATACTGGAGGTCCGAGCTTCGCAGTCTAAAATCAACGTCTATTTAGATGAGTTGAACTCGAATCTCGAGGAAAGGGACCGGTTAGTAGAGGTTTTACGGCTAACTCCTTCTGCAAACGATAACTACGAGCTAATCAGCCTACTCCAGAAACTCgtcaaatacttcaaataTCTCCAACAGGACCTCATATCGTTGATCAAGGTAGGAGAGAATGTCGAACAGTACATAAATCAGTTCCGGGAAGCTGTAGCCAAATATGAAGACGTGCACGAGAAACTCGCAGGGGACTCTTCAATCAGTGTATCCGAATACCATTTCACGCCCGCAGAATTTCCACAAAGAAAGACCCCCATTTCAGTTATCAGTGGGTCTGGAGCTGCCCGTGAAGTTCTGAAGTCCGTGCGCTTTCAGGAGGACATTTTAGATAAGGATGCTGACGATCATTTCCGTAACGAGTTGATGGGAACAAGAAATTTCAAGCCTTATTCGGACGAGGAGTCTTCTAACAACACAGATTCTGAGTCGTTCGATGCCCAGACGAACCAACATCTTTTTGCTCAACACCAACAGACTATTCTAGAACAAGATCAGAGTCTAGATGTGCTCCACCAGCTGATTATTAGACAGCATACCATGGGCCAGAGCATTAACTCGGAGCTCGATGACCATCTCATTCTCCTCAACGACTTGGAGAATGGTGTTGATGATGCCAATTACCGTTTGAATACCGCTGCCAATCGGTTGCATGAATTCCGGAAACGGGTTCGTGAAAACGGTAGTTTGGTCACAATCATTGTTCTCACAGTGATCTTGATAATGTTATTGGTGGTGTTGAATTAGAGTAATAGAATTGTAGATCTCTTAGCATATACTGTATTACTAGGTAGTTGCTTCATATAATGTATGTGTTTCATACTCGTTGACTTGTAGCATCAATTTTATAGACTAGTACCCTACACAATACATTATTCTACTTATCTACATAACGATTGCTACAATTCACATATGTTCTATGTCATTCATTAAGTTTTACTAGGTATACTCGAATTACCTTATATAATCGCTGTTTTTACCTCTGGCAATCTCTATCTTTGTACATACATTTGTCATAGTATATGCTTCGTCTCTAGAAGTTGAAATCGTCATTTTCGTCCTCATCTTCGCTGAAAAACCAGATAAATACAACAATGTCTACATACACGATCAACCCTCCCGTTATACTCATCACCATGGCACCCAATTCAATCAATCTCGAATGGTAAAACGTCAACGGCAATGAGATCCCACTGACAATGAAAAATCCTGTCAACAGCTTGCAGAACTCTTGAACAGGTGAAGGGGCATTGCCGTCGTTATTATTGAAAGTTAGGAAATTGTCTCGAGAAGCATCTATTGACGACGCTACGATGTTCGGCAATGGTGCTAGGAGGAAGATTAGTATCACCCATAATGTCTTGTAACTGTCGTAGAGAGCGCATGACAAGAGGATGAGAAGGAACCCTGACGCTAAGAACGCCAGAAGGAaaatgatcttgttgagaGGATTCATTGCTTCAAGTTATGGATGCTAATGCTCTGTGAATTGCGTGGAGAATACAGAGTCACGATTCGTTATCGTACCCTGGAAGTTTAGATGTTGTTCGTGGTAGCTTGACGGCATCTATACAGGATTACTCAGGTAGCCATACCGAGGATTGAGAGACTGGCTTTATCCAGAGAAAGGAAAGTGTAAGGAATTCCGAGAGATATAAACGGTATAAACAGCTCTCGAGAAATACCACTGGATGTTTTATATTCAATTTACACTTCTCTTTTATGCTTGCAAGTAAGTAGATTCTTATCCAAAAGGAAGCCGCTAGTTATACATAGGACTGTATATACACTCCTTTTTAtaaagtcacgtgaatgATACCGGGTGGCTTACAATCATCTGATATGAGGTAGACATTATGTTCATATACAGGGTAGAAAAGCAGGATTTAGCCGTACAGAATTAGACGGGAATTCTTCTTACATATCAGGCTGCTTCTCGGAGACATCGATGATACAAGTGGCGGTCAGAAAAGAGCGCTGGCTACATATTACAAGAAGGtacttctcttctttgcctCATGAGATTTTAATCTTGAACTGAGGTAGGACTGTATATATTCCCATCTGAATTTGTTCATCTGCCGCAGCctgggtgcaaaatcttTCTTATCATTGAGTCCATGGACAACAATAAATCAAATGTGGATTGGCTTGAAGTTTCTATTTAGAGCCAAAGGTCAGCTATACTGACCGTTATTGCATTCACCACATTtttttctgattctggcGGAGCCACCACTGCCTCCTTTTTGATTTATGCCTCTAATCCTATGTGAACCGAGCCGAGCCGATAACATACACCACACTTATCATATTTTCACCTAAAATTTGCTTTCCTATCTATCTTGACCACTAGCAATTGTTATTGTTCCCCTCCTATTTACTGTAGTCCTTAGTTGCATAGATTTCAACCTCTTCCTAGCTCTCTATTTCTAATCAGATTGTAGCTGGAGCCACAATGTTCCAGAAGTGTCTGTGTGCAGAAAAAAACGCAATTCCTACCTGGTCCAGTATGCTAGTCATCGGGAAGCTAAAGACATGACAAATCTCATTCAATGATTGGAACTGATCTGAGAACGACATCTGTATATATGTTTCTTTTGAAAACCCTTTAGTTTAGTTCATTAAGGCATCTCTTCTGGCCGACTTTGCAACCACGAATATTTCACTGCTTTcacatttttcagttgtccaacttcaccaatGAAGACAATTCCCACCGATTTCAGTTAACATTTCAATTACTTCCCTCATGGGCGACGCCAGTGATTCTGCTACTGATGAGGACATCTCGACATTCACCTACGAAGAGGGTTCTTCCAAAAAAGAGACTTTCTCAGCTAAATTGAAGTATCTTCTTAGATACGAATGTGCAGATAACTTCTCTCCAGTTTACTATGTGTCCATCATGGGCACTGGtgcttcttccaatatcttgtacaacttcCCCTATCCAGCCCATTGGCTTCAGGTATGTGGTTGGATAATGTTCAGCATTGCTGTACTTTTGTTGATATCCACTTCCTTTATGACACTAGCTGGTTTTTACTACCATCCTAAGAGAATAGTACTGTACCACACAGATCCCAATGACGCAGTGTATATGGGCTGCTATGTTATGGGATATATCACCATCATTAACTTCGTTCATTTGGTTTTAGGAACTCGCCATATTGCATTTGTATGGGCTCTTTGGTGGATCGCCATTTTCATGGCAGTATACACTGCTTCTATAATTGTatttctttccattttttCTAAGctcaacaagaactacGATCCACAGGAAGTCACTGCCATATTTTTGTTGCCCATCGTGACTCTCACAGTGGCTTCCTCTAATGGACATTTGCTCACACCAACCTTGCCGACCTTACAGCAGCAGATTATTACCGAGCTCGTCAGTCTCATGATCTGGATGATTTCCATAGCCCTTGCATTTATTGTCATAACCATCTACTTTGCACGGTTAATCATTTACAAAATCCCCACTACGGATATGATATTTTCCAGCTGGTTACCTGTGGGATTCTTGGGCCAGAGTAG
This Scheffersomyces stipitis CBS 6054 chromosome 3, complete sequence DNA region includes the following protein-coding sequences:
- a CDS encoding predicted protein — encoded protein: VALSLANFLNSVLRRVFFSFKLFKYSTKVPASDISETGVFSCNTLSNASINSPFFFSVLNASKSIGYFSSYFANFFILERITGGS
- a CDS encoding predicted protein, whose product is MAPSISEVRASQSKINVYLDELNSNLEERDRLVEVLRLTPSANDNYELISLLQKLVKYFKYLQQDLISLIKVGENVEQYINQFREAVAKYEDVHEKLAGDSSISVSEYHFTPAEFPQRKTPISSVRFQEDILDKDADDHFRNENFKPYSDEESSNNTDSESFDAQTNQHLFAQHQQTILEQDQSLDVLHQSIIRQHTMGQSINSELDDHLILLNDLENGVDDANYRLNTAANRLHEFRKRVRENGSLVTIIVLTVILIMLLVVLN
- a CDS encoding predicted protein, encoding MNPLNKIIFLSAFLASGFLLILLSCALYDSYKTLWVILIFLLAPLPNIVASSIDASRDNFLTFNNNDGNAPSPVQEFCKSLTGFFIVSGISLPLTFYHSRLIELGAMVMSITGGLIVYVDIVVFIWFFSEDEDENDDFNF
- a CDS encoding putative plasma membrane sulfite pump, with the protein product NFSPVYYVSIMGTGASSNILYNFPYPAHWLQVCGWIMFSIAVLLLISTSFMTLAGFYYHPKRIVSYHTDPNDAVYMGCYVMGYITIINFVHLVLGTRHIAFVWALWWIAIFMAVYTASIIVFLSIFSKLNKNYDPQEVTAIFLLPIVTLTVASSNGHLLTPTLPTLQQQIITELVSLMIWMISIALAFIVITIYFARLIIYKIPTTDMIFSSWLPVGFLGQSSYSILLFGVNMFKLIPDPYLGHSFLVTSALVALFLMSFGYFMVFIAVSSLLSKTKPFAKNPNTAYTTTFGTIRWSKYWWAVTFPCGTMSLSNLEISKGFVGNYELPFFRVMSCIFALGMLTITVTCLVGIVIYIVKRVARLFDKLDHKSIV